AATAACATCAATATTAGACTTAAGAGCTTCTCCCACTTCTTTCATGTTCTGCGCTTCTACTTCGATTAACTCACCCGGATATTTTGCTTTTATCATATTTACGGCTTTTATGATGGAACCTGCAATTTTAATATGATTATCTTTTATAAGCGTACCGTCATAAAGTCCTACGCGGTGATTTTCACCTCCGCCGGCTTTTACCGCATATTTTTCCAGATTGCGGAGCCCGGGGGTGGTCTTTCTGGTGTCCAGCAAAGTTACACCGTAGGGTTTTGTTTTTTTTACATATTCACCGGTAAGAGTGGAAATACCGGAGAGTCTCTGAATCAAATTAAGCGCAAGCCTTTCACAGGTAAGGATAGTTCTGGCGCTTCCCTTAAGCTTCAAAAGCACCGTGCCATTCTTTACTTTATCTCCCTCGCTCACCTCTGCTTTGACTTCAATATCCGGATCAAAAACCGTAAAGACCTCTCTTGCCACTACAAGACCGGAAATAATACCCGCTTCACGGGCAACTATCTCTGCTTTTACTTTAAGGCCTTCCGGAACAATTGTATCGGTAGTAACATCCCCGCTGCCCACATCTTCGGTAAGAGCGCTTCTTATAATATTTCTAAAATTCACTTTCTCATCCTTTCAAGATTCTCTTCAAGTTTTTGTTTCTTCTCAATATAATCCTGCTGTTTCTTCTTCTCGATCGCTATTACTTCGACCGGAGCTCGCTGCAGAAAGGACTCATTGGAAAGCTTAACTTTTGCTTTTTCAATCTCAAGAGTAATCTTTTCAATTTCCCCGGCAAGACGTTCTTTTTCTTTCCCAAGGTCAATTAACCCTTCTAATATAACAAATATCTCAAGCTTTGGCAATACTGCAGTTACCGAGAGTTCAGGCTTTAGAACGGAAGGTCCGACTTCTATTTTTTCAACTTTTGCCAGGTCCATAATATAATGAAGACTGTTATTAATCGCTTTTATCGATACCTCGTCTTTGGTTTTGATATTCACCCTAATTTTCACTCCGGGATTAACTTTTCCTTCACTTCTAGCATTTCTGATCGCATTTATTATATTCTTAACAAGCTCCATTTCTTCTTCAATATCTTTTTTGATCTCATCTCTGGCGGCTTCCGGCCATTTAGATTTCATTATAGACTCACCTTCGTGCGGTAATGATTGCCATATTTCTTCGGTAACAAAAGGCATGAACGGATGCAAAAGTCTTAAGGTTTTTTCCAGGGTATCAGAAATTATGAATTGAACTGTTTCCCGGGCGGTATGCTTTCCTTCAACGGTTTTCAGTGAATCAAGGTTCTTAACGTTCATTCTCGGTTTTGCCAGCTCTATATACCAGTCGCAGAACTCATGCCAGAGAAAGTCATAAAGTCCTTGTGCCGCTTTATCAAAATTATAGGTACCCAGATTTTTAGTTACTTCCTCCACCAAACGGTTAAACTTACTGAGCATCCATCTGTCTGCCAGGGTAAGCTGAAGTTTTTCCGGTTTAATGACCGACCTGTCAAAACCTTCGAGATTCATAAGGACGAACCTTGAAGCATTCCAGAGTTTATTTACAAAATTACGGTAACCTTCGAACCTCTCATCGGAAAGATAAATATCCCTGCCCTGGGCCGCCTGCACACCAAGGGTAAAACGGAGAGCATCTGTTCCATATTTATCAAGGACCACCAAAGGATCTATTACGTTCCCTTTGGATTTGCTCATCTTCTTCCCTTCCGAATCCCTGATCAAGGCATGAATATAAACCTCTTTAAAGGGTACTTCACCGCGGAACTTTATTCCCATCATTATCATTCTGGCAACCCAGAAAAATATAATATCAAAAGCAGTGGATAACACGCTGGTAGGATAGAATTTTTTTAAGAAATCTGTCTCTTCAGGCCAGCCCATAGTGGAAAAAGGCCAGAGCGCGGAAGAAAACCAGGTATCAAGCACATCCGGATCCTGCTCAACTGCACCCCCGCAAGCAGGGCATTTTTCCGGAGCAGTCATATCTACAATTATTTCTTTACATTTTTTACAGTACCAGACAGGTAGCCGGTGTCCCCACCAGAGCTGACGGCTTATACACCAGTCACGGATGTTTTCCATCCACTGATAATAGGTATCTTCCCAGTGAGCGGGAACAAATTTCACTTTACCATCTTTTACTGCCCTGATAGCCGGCTCCGCCAGAGGTTTCATCTTTACAAACCACTGAAGAGAAATGATCGGTTCTACCACAGTCTCACAACGGGAACAACTCCCGACGGAATGCTGATAGTCCTCTACTTTTAAAAGCAGCCCCAGAGTGTCAAGTTCTGCCACTATTTCTTTTCTTGCGGTAAAACGGTCCTTGCCCTTATATTTTCCGGCATTTTCATTAAGCACCGCGGAATTATCCATAATAATTATCTCTTCCAGACCGTGTTTCTTTCCCATAGTAAAGTCATTCTGGTCATGCGCGGGAGTTACCTTAACAGCTCCGGTCCCGAGCTCCATGTCCACCATTTCATCTCCTATTACTTTTATTTCACGGTTCATGATAGGAAGAAGGATAGACTTTCCGATAAACTTATTCCATCTCTCATCTTTAGGATTTACCGCTACCGCAGTATCCCCAAGCATGGTCTCCGGCCTAGTAGTTGCCACCACTACAAAGGAATTTTCCCCTTTGACGGGATATTTTAAATGCCAGAAATGACCTTTGGTATCCTTGTATTCCACCTCTATATCAGACAGCGCCGTATGACATCTCGGACACCAGTTAACTATATAATTTCCGCGGTATATCAAACCTTCCCTGTAAAGCGCGACAAAAACAGTTTTAACAGCGTTCGAAAGACCCTCATCCATGGTAAAACGTTCACGGGTCCAATCACAGGAGCAACCCATAGTTTTGAGCTGGTTTATAATTGTACTTCCATATTTTTCTTTC
Above is a genomic segment from Candidatus Firestonebacteria bacterium RIFOXYD2_FULL_39_29 containing:
- a CDS encoding nicotinate-nucleotide diphosphorylase (carboxylating) — its product is MNFRNIIRSALTEDVGSGDVTTDTIVPEGLKVKAEIVAREAGIISGLVVAREVFTVFDPDIEVKAEVSEGDKVKNGTVLLKLKGSARTILTCERLALNLIQRLSGISTLTGEYVKKTKPYGVTLLDTRKTTPGLRNLEKYAVKAGGGENHRVGLYDGTLIKDNHIKIAGSIIKAVNMIKAKYPGELIEVEAQNMKEVGEALKSNIDVIMLDNMSIPDMKKAIKLINKKCRIEVSGGVDFKSIEKIARLGVDYISVGALTHSAKSLNISLDILG
- a CDS encoding valine--tRNA ligase produces the protein ALNSTIQDALARYKRMQGFNVLWLPGTDHAGIATQNVVEKELRKEGKTRHDLGREEFVKKVWEWKEKYGSTIINQLKTMGCSCDWTRERFTMDEGLSNAVKTVFVALYREGLIYRGNYIVNWCPRCHTALSDIEVEYKDTKGHFWHLKYPVKGENSFVVVATTRPETMLGDTAVAVNPKDERWNKFIGKSILLPIMNREIKVIGDEMVDMELGTGAVKVTPAHDQNDFTMGKKHGLEEIIIMDNSAVLNENAGKYKGKDRFTARKEIVAELDTLGLLLKVEDYQHSVGSCSRCETVVEPIISLQWFVKMKPLAEPAIRAVKDGKVKFVPAHWEDTYYQWMENIRDWCISRQLWWGHRLPVWYCKKCKEIIVDMTAPEKCPACGGAVEQDPDVLDTWFSSALWPFSTMGWPEETDFLKKFYPTSVLSTAFDIIFFWVARMIMMGIKFRGEVPFKEVYIHALIRDSEGKKMSKSKGNVIDPLVVLDKYGTDALRFTLGVQAAQGRDIYLSDERFEGYRNFVNKLWNASRFVLMNLEGFDRSVIKPEKLQLTLADRWMLSKFNRLVEEVTKNLGTYNFDKAAQGLYDFLWHEFCDWYIELAKPRMNVKNLDSLKTVEGKHTARETVQFIISDTLEKTLRLLHPFMPFVTEEIWQSLPHEGESIMKSKWPEAARDEIKKDIEEEMELVKNIINAIRNARSEGKVNPGVKIRVNIKTKDEVSIKAINNSLHYIMDLAKVEKIEVGPSVLKPELSVTAVLPKLEIFVILEGLIDLGKEKERLAGEIEKITLEIEKAKVKLSNESFLQRAPVEVIAIEKKKQQDYIEKKQKLEENLERMRK